The following are from one region of the Streptococcus sp. 1643 genome:
- the ilvN gene encoding acetolactate synthase small subunit — protein MRRMLTARLQNRSGVLNRFTGVLSRRQVNIESISVGATENPNVSRITIIIDVASHDEVEQIIKQLNRQIDVIRIRDITDKPHLEREVILVKVSAPAEKRAEILAIIQPFRATVVDVAPSSITIQMTGNAEKSEALLRVIRPYGIKNIARTGATGFTRD, from the coding sequence ATGCGTAGAATGTTAACAGCTAGATTGCAAAACCGTTCAGGAGTTTTGAATCGTTTTACAGGTGTCCTTTCTCGTCGTCAAGTCAATATTGAGAGTATCTCAGTTGGTGCGACGGAGAACCCCAATGTATCTCGCATCACTATCATTATTGATGTAGCTTCTCATGATGAAGTAGAGCAAATCATTAAACAGCTCAATCGTCAGATTGATGTGATTCGCATTCGTGATATCACAGATAAACCACACTTGGAAAGAGAAGTTATCTTGGTGAAGGTATCTGCTCCTGCTGAGAAGCGTGCAGAAATCTTGGCCATTATCCAACCTTTCCGTGCAACGGTAGTAGATGTGGCTCCAAGCTCAATCACCATCCAGATGACGGGAAATGCTGAAAAGAGTGAAGCTTTATTACGAGTGATTCGACCATATGGTATTAAAAATATCGCTCGTACGGGTGCAACTGGATTTACCCGCGACTAA